From one Bacteroides eggerthii genomic stretch:
- a CDS encoding efflux RND transporter permease subunit, whose product MLNKIIHFSLQNRILVLVASVLLLIGGTYTAMHTEVDVFPDLNAPTVVIMTEANGMAAEEVEQLVTFPVETAVNGATGVRRVRSSSTNGFSVVWVEFDWETDVYLARQIVSEKLAVVSESLPSNVGKPTLGPQSSILGEMLIVGLTADSTSMLDLRTIADWTIRPRLLSTGGVAQVAVLGGDIKEYQIQLDPERMRHYGVTLTEVMNATREMNLNANGGVLYEYGNEYIVRGVISTDRVEQLAKTTVKLQGGDTSSASPASMPDVPVLLEDIADVRIGAKLPKLGTASERGKPAVLLTVTKQPATSTLELTDKLETSLKDLQKNLPPDVKVSTDIFRQSRFIESSIGNVQKSLFEGGIFVVIVLFLFLANVRTTVISLVTLPLSLIASLLALHYMGFTINTMSLGGMAIAIGSLVDDAIVDVENVYKRLRENRMKPQEERRPILEVVFNASKEVRMPILNSTLIIVVSFVPLFFLSGMEGRMLVPLGIAFIVALAASTVVALTVTPVLCSYLLGKEKIKDEKRSTGDSPVARKMKEWYGAALTFVLGHKKSVLGGTIGLFVIALACFFTLGRSFLPPFNEGSFTINISSLPGISLEESDKIGHRAEELLLTIPEIQTVARKTGRAELDEHALGVNVSEIEAPFELKDRSRSELVADVREKLGTIVGANVEIGQPISHRIDAMLSGTKANIAIKLFGDDLNRMFSLGNEIKNSIQDIPGIADLNVEQQIERPQLIISPKREVLAKYGISLPEFSEFVNVCLAGESVSQVYEKGKSFDLTVRVKDDLRDEMEKIRNLMIDTGNGQKIPLNYVADIRSAMGPNTISRENVKRKIVISANVADRDLRSVVNDIQERVDKQIKLPEGYHIEYGGQFESEQAASRTLALTSFMSVVVIFLLLYHEFRSVKESAIILINLPLALIGGVFALLITTGEISIPAIIGFISLFGIATRNGMLLISHYNHLQKEEGYGVYDSVIRGSLDRLNPILMTALSSALALIPLALSGDLPGNEIQSPMAKVILGGLLTSTFLNGFIIPIVYLMMHGKKKVTNE is encoded by the coding sequence ATGTTGAACAAGATTATACATTTCTCCCTTCAGAACCGAATATTGGTGCTGGTGGCATCCGTATTGCTACTGATTGGCGGTACATATACTGCAATGCATACGGAAGTGGATGTGTTCCCCGACCTGAATGCCCCGACCGTAGTTATCATGACCGAAGCCAACGGTATGGCAGCCGAAGAAGTGGAACAGTTGGTCACCTTCCCGGTGGAGACTGCCGTAAACGGTGCGACAGGAGTACGCCGCGTACGCTCTTCCTCTACAAACGGGTTTTCCGTCGTATGGGTTGAATTTGACTGGGAAACGGACGTTTATCTGGCACGCCAGATTGTCAGCGAGAAACTGGCTGTCGTCAGCGAATCGCTCCCCTCTAATGTGGGCAAGCCTACCCTCGGACCGCAATCGTCTATCTTAGGCGAGATGCTGATTGTGGGGCTGACTGCGGACTCTACTTCCATGCTCGACCTGCGCACCATAGCAGACTGGACAATCCGTCCGCGCCTCCTTTCTACCGGCGGTGTGGCGCAAGTGGCCGTACTGGGTGGCGATATTAAAGAATACCAGATACAACTCGATCCGGAACGGATGCGTCATTACGGCGTGACTCTCACAGAAGTGATGAACGCTACGCGCGAAATGAACCTGAATGCCAATGGCGGCGTGCTTTATGAATACGGAAACGAATACATCGTACGCGGAGTGATCTCCACCGACCGGGTGGAACAACTTGCCAAAACAACAGTCAAGCTGCAAGGCGGTGACACCTCATCCGCTTCCCCGGCCTCAATGCCCGACGTTCCCGTCCTGCTGGAAGACATTGCAGACGTACGCATCGGAGCCAAACTGCCGAAACTGGGCACAGCTTCCGAACGCGGGAAACCTGCCGTACTGCTGACCGTAACCAAACAGCCGGCCACAAGTACCCTTGAGCTGACCGACAAGTTGGAAACCTCCCTGAAAGACCTGCAGAAGAACCTGCCGCCTGACGTAAAAGTCAGCACCGACATCTTCAGGCAAAGCCGCTTCATTGAAAGTTCCATCGGCAACGTGCAGAAGTCATTGTTCGAAGGAGGTATCTTCGTCGTCATCGTCCTGTTCCTGTTCCTCGCCAACGTGCGGACCACTGTCATCTCATTGGTCACACTTCCCCTGTCACTGATAGCCTCACTGCTGGCATTACACTACATGGGCTTCACAATCAACACAATGAGCCTCGGAGGTATGGCCATCGCCATCGGCTCGCTGGTAGATGATGCCATCGTAGATGTGGAGAACGTGTACAAACGATTGCGGGAGAACCGTATGAAACCGCAGGAAGAGCGTCGGCCCATACTGGAAGTTGTATTCAACGCCTCTAAAGAAGTGCGTATGCCCATACTGAATTCCACACTCATCATCGTGGTAAGTTTCGTTCCGCTGTTTTTCCTCAGCGGCATGGAGGGCAGGATGCTCGTACCGCTGGGCATCGCCTTCATCGTGGCACTGGCAGCTTCCACCGTCGTAGCCTTGACGGTGACGCCTGTACTGTGCTCCTACCTGCTGGGCAAGGAAAAGATAAAAGATGAAAAACGCTCCACCGGAGACTCACCCGTAGCACGTAAAATGAAAGAGTGGTATGGCGCAGCGCTAACCTTCGTATTGGGACATAAAAAGAGCGTATTGGGCGGAACTATCGGCCTGTTTGTGATAGCACTCGCCTGCTTCTTCACACTGGGACGCTCCTTCCTGCCGCCATTCAACGAAGGCTCCTTCACGATCAACATATCATCCCTGCCGGGCATCTCATTGGAAGAAAGCGACAAGATAGGCCATCGCGCCGAAGAATTGCTTCTTACCATCCCCGAAATCCAGACCGTAGCCCGCAAGACAGGGCGTGCCGAACTGGACGAACATGCTTTAGGCGTCAACGTTTCGGAGATCGAAGCCCCGTTTGAGTTGAAAGACCGCTCGCGCAGCGAACTGGTGGCCGACGTACGTGAAAAACTGGGTACGATTGTCGGTGCTAACGTGGAAATCGGCCAGCCTATCAGCCACCGCATCGATGCCATGCTGTCCGGAACGAAAGCAAACATAGCCATCAAGCTGTTCGGTGACGATTTGAACCGCATGTTCTCCTTGGGCAATGAAATAAAAAACAGCATTCAGGACATCCCCGGCATTGCCGATTTGAATGTAGAGCAGCAGATTGAACGCCCGCAGCTCATCATCTCGCCCAAGCGGGAAGTACTTGCCAAATACGGCATCTCATTGCCGGAGTTTTCGGAGTTCGTCAATGTGTGCCTTGCAGGCGAATCCGTATCCCAAGTGTACGAGAAAGGAAAGAGCTTCGACCTCACCGTACGCGTCAAGGATGACTTGAGGGATGAGATGGAAAAGATACGCAACTTAATGATTGATACCGGCAACGGACAAAAAATACCGTTGAACTACGTAGCGGACATACGTTCGGCAATGGGCCCGAATACAATCAGCCGCGAAAACGTAAAACGTAAAATCGTGATCTCCGCCAACGTTGCCGACCGCGACCTGCGTAGTGTGGTGAACGATATACAAGAGCGCGTAGACAAACAAATCAAACTGCCCGAAGGCTACCACATCGAATACGGCGGCCAGTTTGAAAGCGAACAGGCTGCAAGCCGCACACTGGCATTGACGTCATTCATGTCTGTCGTTGTGATATTCTTGCTGCTGTATCACGAGTTCCGCAGTGTCAAGGAAAGTGCAATCATCCTTATCAACCTGCCTTTGGCACTGATTGGCGGCGTGTTTGCCCTGCTCATCACCACAGGGGAAATCAGCATTCCTGCCATCATCGGTTTCATCTCCTTGTTCGGCATCGCCACCCGAAACGGCATGTTGCTGATCAGCCATTACAACCACTTGCAAAAGGAAGAGGGCTACGGAGTGTACGACAGTGTGATACGCGGTTCGTTGGATCGCTTGAATCCTATTCTGATGACAGCCCTGTCCAGTGCACTGGCACTGATCCCGCTGGCACTCAGCGGCGACCTTCCCGGCAATGAAATACAAAGCCCTATGGCGAAAGTTATTTTGGGAGGACTGCTTACCTCTACCTTCCTGAATGGCTTCATCATTCCGATTGTCTATCTGATGATGCATGGGAAGAAGAAAGTGACAAACGAATAA
- a CDS encoding DUF5056 domain-containing protein: MTENDDKLLTAFFAGNRQEIPDNGFTRRVMRHLPDRTHRISQVWVTFCFTLALVLFFAFDGLQQVLGTLRETFTTAAQSGMTELDPKSLLVAGIVLLYLLYRKICSLA; the protein is encoded by the coding sequence ATGACAGAAAACGATGATAAACTCTTAACTGCTTTCTTTGCCGGAAACCGGCAGGAAATACCGGACAATGGCTTCACCCGCCGCGTGATGCGCCATTTACCCGACCGTACCCACCGGATTTCACAAGTATGGGTAACATTCTGCTTCACGCTGGCATTAGTGCTGTTCTTCGCCTTCGACGGTTTGCAACAAGTGCTGGGTACGCTTCGTGAGACATTCACCACCGCTGCCCAAAGCGGAATGACCGAACTTGATCCCAAATCCTTACTGGTAGCAGGGATAGTGCTGCTTTACCTGCTCTACCGCAAGATATGTTCACTGGCTTAG
- a CDS encoding TolC family protein — translation MKQIFILTAALLTCMGMRAQDTGIDSVLRQIEANNKELQANAQLISSQKLENKAENNLPDPTLSYAHLWDSKNSDETVGEMVVSQSFDFPTLYVTRGKMNRLKTGALDAQAATMRQQILLQAKEVCLDIIMLQQQQELLNARLKNAEELAAMYAQRLSNGDANALETNKINLELLNVRTESRMNSTALNNKIKELLVLNGNQPLTPGNNLSENPAIPTAQALGLTDYPIVPLPADFYQVCNEQLAADPSLQSFDNESAAARKFISASKQGWLPKLELGYRRNTESGHPLNGVVVGFSFPLFANKGKVKIAKAQAMNIDFQKDNAKVKASSELWQLYEEARNLNVSMQEYKETFQDQQDLTLLKQALAGGQISMIEYFVEVSVVYQSKTNLLQLENQYQKAMARIYKNEL, via the coding sequence ATGAAACAAATATTTATACTCACCGCCGCCCTCCTCACCTGTATGGGGATGAGGGCGCAGGATACGGGCATCGACTCCGTACTTCGCCAGATAGAGGCGAACAACAAGGAGCTGCAGGCCAACGCACAACTTATCTCTTCGCAGAAGTTAGAGAATAAGGCAGAGAACAACCTGCCCGATCCCACCCTTTCGTATGCCCATCTCTGGGACTCCAAAAACAGTGATGAGACCGTAGGAGAAATGGTTGTTTCCCAAAGCTTCGATTTTCCGACCCTATACGTAACAAGGGGAAAGATGAACCGCCTGAAAACCGGAGCTTTAGATGCACAGGCGGCAACCATGCGTCAGCAGATATTACTGCAAGCCAAAGAAGTATGTCTGGACATCATCATGTTGCAACAACAGCAGGAATTGCTCAATGCCCGGCTGAAGAATGCAGAGGAACTGGCCGCTATGTATGCCCAAAGACTGTCCAACGGGGATGCCAATGCTCTGGAGACCAATAAAATAAACTTGGAACTGCTGAATGTACGCACCGAATCGCGTATGAACAGTACAGCATTGAACAACAAAATCAAAGAACTGCTGGTGCTTAACGGGAACCAGCCGCTTACTCCCGGCAACAACTTGTCCGAAAATCCGGCAATACCCACAGCCCAAGCCCTCGGCCTGACGGACTATCCCATAGTTCCACTGCCTGCCGATTTCTATCAGGTATGTAATGAGCAACTGGCAGCCGACCCTTCCTTGCAATCGTTCGACAATGAGAGTGCCGCCGCCCGCAAGTTCATTTCGGCAAGCAAACAAGGCTGGCTGCCGAAACTGGAATTGGGCTACCGCCGCAATACCGAATCAGGACATCCGCTGAACGGTGTTGTAGTAGGTTTCTCCTTCCCTCTCTTTGCCAATAAAGGAAAGGTAAAGATTGCCAAAGCACAAGCCATGAACATCGATTTCCAAAAAGACAATGCAAAAGTAAAAGCAAGTTCCGAGTTGTGGCAGCTCTACGAAGAAGCCCGCAACCTGAATGTATCTATGCAGGAATACAAAGAGACCTTCCAAGACCAGCAGGACCTGACTTTGCTGAAGCAAGCTCTTGCAGGCGGACAAATCAGCATGATAGAGTACTTCGTTGAAGTGTCGGTGGTTTATCAAAGCAAAACAAACCTTTTGCAACTGGAGAACCAATACCAGAAGGCAATGGCCCGGATATACAAAAATGAACTTTGA
- a CDS encoding efflux RND transporter periplasmic adaptor subunit: protein MKKFIFMGVIGLFLLGSCNSKSGEGHNHETEEHAHAGHDHEGHDHESENHEHEGAGHEHEHAAEAAAGHSDEIILPPAKAQAAGVETSIIEPGTFNQVIKTSGRVMAAQGDESVAVATVAGVVSFHGKVIEGMSISKGTPLVVLSSKNMADGDPVQRARIAYETAKKEYERMKELLPNKIVSEKDFAQARQTYENARISYEAVAQNHSAQGQAIPSPISGYVKSLLVKEGDYVTVGQPLVSVTQNRKLFLRADVSEKYYPYLRTIGSANFCTPYNNKVYTLKELNGRLLSYGKASGENSYYVPVTFEFDNKGDIIPGSFVEIFLLSSPMENVISLPHTALTEEQGSFFVYLQIDEEGYKKQPVTLGADNGEKVQILSGVKAGDKVVTQGAYQVKLAGATNAIPAHSHEH, encoded by the coding sequence ATGAAGAAATTTATATTCATGGGGGTCATAGGATTGTTCCTGTTGGGCTCCTGCAATAGTAAGTCCGGTGAAGGACACAACCACGAAACGGAAGAACACGCCCATGCGGGACATGATCACGAAGGTCATGACCATGAGAGCGAAAACCATGAGCACGAAGGAGCCGGCCACGAGCACGAGCATGCTGCGGAAGCTGCCGCCGGCCATAGCGACGAAATCATATTGCCTCCGGCTAAGGCGCAGGCCGCCGGCGTGGAGACGAGCATCATCGAGCCGGGTACTTTCAATCAGGTGATTAAGACCAGCGGCCGGGTTATGGCTGCACAAGGCGACGAGAGTGTTGCCGTAGCCACTGTGGCCGGTGTCGTTTCTTTCCATGGAAAAGTAATAGAGGGCATGAGCATCAGCAAAGGCACTCCCCTCGTAGTGCTTTCGTCCAAGAATATGGCAGACGGAGATCCCGTACAAAGAGCGCGGATTGCCTACGAAACAGCCAAGAAGGAATACGAACGGATGAAAGAACTGCTTCCCAACAAAATCGTTTCGGAAAAAGACTTCGCCCAAGCCCGGCAGACCTATGAGAATGCCCGCATCAGCTATGAAGCCGTTGCCCAAAACCATTCGGCACAGGGTCAGGCCATCCCCTCTCCTATCAGTGGATACGTAAAAAGCCTCTTAGTGAAGGAGGGTGACTATGTCACAGTGGGCCAACCGCTTGTAAGCGTAACCCAAAACCGCAAATTATTCCTGCGTGCCGATGTTTCGGAAAAATATTATCCTTATCTCCGCACAATCGGCTCTGCCAACTTCTGCACTCCTTATAACAATAAGGTATATACGCTAAAGGAACTGAACGGACGCCTGCTTTCTTATGGGAAAGCATCGGGCGAAAACAGCTACTACGTGCCCGTCACCTTTGAATTTGACAATAAAGGAGATATCATCCCCGGTTCTTTTGTAGAAATATTCCTGCTCTCCTCCCCCATGGAGAATGTTATTTCACTTCCCCACACAGCCTTGACCGAAGAACAAGGCAGCTTCTTCGTCTATCTGCAAATAGATGAAGAAGGATACAAAAAACAACCCGTCACTCTCGGAGCCGACAACGGCGAAAAGGTGCAAATCCTTTCGGGCGTCAAAGCCGGTGACAAGGTAGTGACCCAAGGCGCATACCAAGTCAAACTTGCCGGCGCCACCAATGCAATTCCGGCACACAGCCACGAACACTAA
- a CDS encoding RNA polymerase sigma factor: MSQLNDISLVAQVVVFHNTRAFDRLVRKYQSPVRRFFLHLTCGDSELSDDLSQDTFIKAYTNLASFKNLSSFSTWLYRIAYNVFYDYLRARKEMDSLETRQVDAQCCTQQNDIGQRMDIYRALSMLKDMERTCITLFYMEDQSIEKIAGITGCPAGTVKSHLSRAKDKMAAYLKQNGYDRKR; this comes from the coding sequence ATGAGCCAGCTCAATGATATATCGTTAGTTGCACAGGTCGTGGTGTTTCACAACACCAGGGCCTTCGACCGGTTAGTAAGAAAGTACCAGTCACCCGTACGGAGGTTCTTCCTGCATCTGACCTGTGGCGACAGCGAATTGAGCGATGACCTTTCACAAGACACATTCATCAAGGCATATACCAACCTGGCCTCATTCAAGAACTTATCCAGTTTCTCCACATGGCTCTACCGTATTGCCTATAATGTTTTTTATGACTATCTTCGTGCCCGTAAAGAGATGGACAGCCTGGAGACACGTCAAGTAGACGCTCAATGCTGTACGCAACAAAACGACATAGGTCAACGCATGGATATCTACCGCGCGCTGAGTATGCTGAAAGATATGGAACGAACCTGCATCACTCTTTTTTATATGGAAGATCAAAGCATTGAAAAGATTGCAGGCATTACCGGCTGCCCCGCAGGAACAGTAAAAAGCCATCTGTCGCGGGCCAAAGATAAAATGGCTGCCTACTTAAAACAAAATGGTTATGACAGAAAACGATGA
- the cls gene encoding cardiolipin synthase: MGSARAHTTSDSLVMNYMREMGIPLTYNNKVELLMTGREKFTDLFEAIRHARHHIHLEYFNFRNDSIANSLFDLLAEKVKEGVEVRAMFDAFGNWSNNQPLKKHHLQAIKARGIEIVKFDPITFPYINHAMHRDHRKIVVIDGKTGYTGGMNIADYYINGLPKIGKWHDIHMHIEGDAVRYLQGIFLTMWNRETGQHIGGPAYFPNLPQFPDSIAEEISIVDRTPRETPRSISHAYAVSIEAAQKNIQIVNPYFVPTKSIRKAIKKALKKGTEVEIMIPAVSDIPFTPEASFYIAHKLMKRGAKVYLFKDGFHHSKIMMVDSTFCTVGTANLNSRSLRYDYETNAFIFDPATTNQLNSMFEKDKQNSTLLTPEVWKKRSGWKKFVGWVGNLLTPFL, from the coding sequence ATTGGAAGCGCCCGGGCGCACACTACCAGCGACTCTCTTGTTATGAACTACATGCGGGAAATGGGAATACCGCTGACTTACAACAATAAAGTTGAATTACTAATGACCGGTCGTGAAAAGTTCACCGACTTATTCGAAGCCATTCGCCATGCCCGGCATCATATTCATTTGGAATATTTCAACTTCCGCAACGACTCCATCGCCAACTCCCTTTTCGACTTATTGGCAGAAAAAGTGAAAGAAGGCGTGGAAGTACGTGCCATGTTCGATGCATTCGGCAACTGGTCCAATAACCAACCGCTAAAAAAACATCATCTGCAAGCAATAAAGGCACGTGGCATCGAAATTGTCAAGTTCGACCCTATCACTTTTCCCTATATCAACCATGCCATGCATCGCGACCACCGTAAAATCGTCGTGATCGATGGAAAGACAGGCTATACAGGCGGGATGAACATTGCCGACTATTACATCAACGGTTTACCCAAAATCGGCAAATGGCACGATATACACATGCATATAGAAGGGGACGCCGTACGCTATCTGCAAGGCATCTTCCTGACTATGTGGAACCGGGAGACCGGACAACACATCGGCGGTCCGGCATACTTCCCCAACCTGCCCCAATTTCCGGACAGCATAGCCGAAGAGATTTCAATAGTGGACCGCACCCCGCGAGAAACACCCCGTTCCATCAGCCATGCCTACGCCGTTTCAATCGAAGCCGCCCAAAAAAACATCCAGATAGTGAACCCTTACTTCGTACCGACAAAATCCATTCGTAAAGCCATCAAAAAAGCATTAAAGAAAGGTACGGAAGTGGAAATAATGATACCGGCAGTATCGGATATCCCCTTTACGCCTGAAGCTTCCTTCTACATTGCACACAAGCTGATGAAACGGGGAGCTAAAGTCTACTTGTTCAAAGACGGTTTCCACCACTCCAAAATAATGATGGTGGACAGCACTTTCTGTACAGTAGGTACGGCCAACCTTAACAGCCGCAGCTTACGCTACGACTATGAAACAAACGCTTTCATTTTTGACCCGGCAACCACCAATCAACTGAACAGCATGTTTGAAAAGGATAAGCAAAACAGCACTTTGCTCACTCCCGAAGTATGGAAGAAACGTTCCGGCTGGAAGAAATTCGTCGGCTGGGTGGGAAACCTGCTGACTCCTTTCCTGTAA
- a CDS encoding DUF6249 domain-containing protein, whose amino-acid sequence MIMKRIIFALMTAIMLCTLAQGKNRTVTENDSLGNPKRVIELKDTMINGKSVTDTLSIMTYENSTHRHTESDNDYKSRNDAYDFGWNIGHNTREAIIAIVAIVSVFGLPLVVVFIVFFFRYKNRKAKYRLVEQALASGQPLPEHLFKDTESIDTRSKGIKNVFAGIGLFIFLWAITGEFGLGCIGLLIMFTGFGQVVIYYTQQHKAPQSNGQPDNTKTGFPEKNEEK is encoded by the coding sequence ATGATTATGAAACGTATCATTTTTGCATTAATGACAGCCATAATGCTCTGTACATTGGCACAGGGAAAGAACAGAACTGTAACAGAAAATGACAGCTTGGGAAACCCAAAAAGAGTTATAGAACTGAAAGATACCATGATTAACGGAAAGTCCGTAACGGACACACTCAGCATCATGACTTATGAAAACAGTACCCATCGTCATACCGAAAGCGATAATGATTATAAAAGCCGCAATGACGCTTATGACTTCGGCTGGAATATCGGACATAACACCCGGGAAGCAATCATCGCCATCGTAGCCATTGTTTCCGTCTTCGGCTTACCGCTGGTTGTCGTATTCATCGTCTTTTTCTTCCGCTATAAGAACCGGAAAGCCAAATACCGTTTGGTAGAACAGGCTTTGGCCAGCGGACAACCGCTGCCGGAACACCTGTTTAAAGACACCGAATCAATAGATACCCGCAGCAAAGGAATCAAAAATGTGTTTGCCGGTATCGGACTGTTCATCTTCCTTTGGGCCATTACCGGCGAATTCGGACTGGGCTGCATCGGACTGCTCATTATGTTCACAGGATTCGGACAAGTCGTCATCTACTATACGCAACAGCACAAAGCCCCCCAAAGCAACGGGCAACCCGATAATACAAAAACAGGCTTTCCGGAAAAGAATGAAGAAAAATGA
- a CDS encoding methyltransferase RsmF C-terminal domain-like protein — MELPVLFTDYTRNLLGDEDYMRLTAALESEQPVSIRLNPLKPFAFQLGEDEVPWCASGFYLKERLTFTFDPLFHAGCYYVQEASSMFVEQVLRQHWGEEPAVMLDLCAAPGGKSTHVRSILPENSLLIANEVIRNRSQILSENLAKWGHTGVVVTNNDPSDFTPLKDLFDIILTDVPCSGEGMFRKDPVAVSEWSLENVEVCWRRQRRIISDIWPCLKPGGILIYSTCTYNTKENEENIRWIRDEFGAEVLPLDVAEDWNITGNLLPGEHFPVYRFLPYKTKGEGFFMAVLRKPGMSSRKAWDERLSVRGKVSVTPGVRGENAKGKGRKSQGKGMKTPGLSKEQLSVFRNWIPALDEYEFIQSDGSVSAFPKCYLPELSALQSSLRIVQAGVGIAEQKGKDWIPNHALAMSRILGPDAFPREEISYGQAIAYLRKEAVTLSDAAPRGVVLLTYKDIPLGFVKNIGNRANNLYPQEWRIRSGYLPEKVRGISD; from the coding sequence ATGGAATTACCTGTTTTATTTACAGACTATACCCGCAATCTTTTGGGAGATGAGGATTATATGAGATTGACGGCGGCTTTGGAGTCGGAGCAACCTGTCAGCATCCGGTTGAATCCGTTGAAGCCGTTTGCTTTTCAGCTTGGGGAGGATGAAGTTCCCTGGTGTGCTTCCGGTTTTTATCTTAAAGAACGCCTGACGTTTACTTTCGATCCTTTGTTTCATGCGGGTTGCTATTATGTGCAGGAAGCTTCGTCCATGTTTGTGGAGCAGGTCTTGAGGCAACATTGGGGTGAGGAGCCGGCGGTAATGCTTGACCTTTGCGCAGCTCCGGGTGGTAAGTCGACGCATGTCCGCAGCATTCTTCCCGAAAACAGTTTGCTGATAGCCAATGAAGTCATTCGTAACCGTTCTCAAATACTTTCCGAGAACTTGGCAAAATGGGGGCACACCGGTGTTGTGGTCACCAATAACGATCCGTCGGACTTTACGCCGTTGAAAGATCTCTTTGACATAATATTGACGGACGTGCCCTGCTCCGGTGAAGGGATGTTCCGTAAAGACCCTGTGGCGGTAAGCGAATGGAGTTTGGAGAATGTAGAAGTTTGCTGGCGTCGTCAGCGAAGAATTATTTCGGACATCTGGCCTTGCCTCAAGCCGGGTGGCATCCTGATATATAGTACTTGTACCTATAATACGAAGGAAAATGAAGAAAATATCCGTTGGATAAGGGATGAGTTTGGTGCAGAGGTGCTTCCGCTTGATGTTGCAGAAGATTGGAACATAACGGGCAACCTGTTGCCGGGAGAACATTTTCCCGTCTACCGCTTTTTACCTTATAAGACGAAAGGCGAAGGCTTCTTTATGGCTGTTCTCCGAAAACCGGGTATGAGTAGCCGTAAGGCTTGGGATGAGCGCTTGTCTGTCCGGGGAAAAGTTTCCGTAACTCCGGGAGTGAGGGGGGAAAACGCCAAGGGAAAGGGTAGGAAATCTCAGGGAAAAGGGATGAAAACTCCGGGACTTTCGAAAGAGCAGTTATCTGTATTCCGGAATTGGATTCCGGCTTTGGATGAGTATGAGTTTATTCAGAGCGACGGCAGTGTCAGTGCTTTCCCTAAATGCTATCTTCCTGAATTGTCGGCATTGCAGTCGTCATTGCGCATCGTGCAGGCAGGGGTAGGGATAGCCGAGCAAAAAGGAAAAGACTGGATTCCCAATCATGCGTTGGCGATGAGCCGGATATTGGGGCCGGATGCTTTCCCTCGCGAAGAAATCTCCTACGGACAGGCCATTGCATATTTACGGAAAGAGGCTGTCACCCTTTCGGATGCAGCCCCTCGCGGTGTGGTTTTACTCACATATAAGGATATACCTCTCGGCTTTGTTAAGAATATCGGCAACCGCGCCAACAATCTTTATCCGCAGGAATGGCGTATTCGCAGCGGTTATTTGCCGGAGAAGGTGAGGGGGATTAGTGATTGA